The following coding sequences lie in one Tachysurus fulvidraco isolate hzauxx_2018 chromosome 19, HZAU_PFXX_2.0, whole genome shotgun sequence genomic window:
- the gpr19 gene encoding probable G-protein coupled receptor 19 produces the protein MVYALPMDAAKPSLHTTLLTYLMPNNSERDNVSGLPAISPTPVCNLDTSSFNPNSTRVSYELTPAEVTILGLIFGVFWLVSVLGNALVCLVIHRSRRTQSTTNYFVVSMACADLLLSLGCAPFVLLQVSSGYWPLSAAACKAVRYLQHLCPGVQVYVLLSICVDRFYTIVYPLSFKVSREKAKRMILASWLFDAAFVSPCLFFYGSSSSVAQRHCEFFLPGSWDGLAYALIHLLFGFLVPALLILSFYQRVVRYIWRISADGRTVRRTMNIVPRTKVKTIKMFLMLNTVFLLTWMPFYVAQLWHPDVSAGTSRQGVLFFVAIAWMSFSSTASKPTLYSVYNANFRRGMRETFCMSSMKCYRSNAYTITASSRIAKKNYVGVVDLPMPAKTLIKDSVYDTFDREAKEKKLAWPISVNPPNTFV, from the coding sequence ATGGTGTATGCTTTGCCGATGGACGCTGCGAAGCCATCTCTGCACACGACACTCCTGACATATCTGATGCCTAACAATTCAGAGAGAGACAATGTGTCGGGTCTCCCAGCCATTTCCCCCACACCTGTCTGCAACCTCGACACGTCCTCGTTTAATCCCAACAGCACCCGTGTGTCCTATGAGCTCACTCCGGCAGAAGTGACCATTCTTGGGCTGATATTTGGGGTCTTTTGGCTGGTTTCGGTTTTAGGGAATGCTTTAGTTTGTCTGGTGATACACCGCAGTCGCAGAACTCAGTCGACCACAAACTACTTTGTGGTGTCTATGGCTTGTGCTGATTTGCTGCTGAGCCTGGGCTGCGCTCCATTCGTTCTGCTCCAGGTCTCGTCCGGGTATTGGCCCCTGAGTGCGGCGGCCTGCAAGGCGGTGCGTTACCTCCAGCACCTGTGCCCTGGCGTGCAGGTCTACGTGCTCCTTTCCATCTGTGTGGATCGCTTCTACACCATTGTGTATCCACTGAGCTTCAAAGTGTCTCGGGAAAAAGCCAAACGCATGATTCTGGCGTCATGGCTCTTCGACGCAGCCTTCGTCTCGCCATGCCTCTTCTTCTACGGATCTTCATCGTCAGTTGCACAAAGACACTGCGAGTTTTTTCTTCCAGGATCTTGGGATGGTCTGGCCTATGCTTTGATTCACCTCCTGTTTGGGTTCCTGGTTCCAGCACTTCTTATCTTATCCTTCTACCAGAGGGTCGTGCGCTACATCTGGCGGATTAGCGCGGATGGACGCACGGTGCGCAGGACTATGAACATCGTGCCCAGAACAAAAGTGAAAACCATTAAGATGTTTCTTATGCTCAACACTGTGTTCCTCCTCACGTGGATGCCTTTTTACGTAGCGCAGCTTTGGCATCCTGACGTATCTGCTGGCACCAGCAGGCAGGGGGTGCTGTTCTTTGTTGCGATCGCCTGGATGTCGTTCAGCTCAACTGCTTCAAAGCCGACGCTCTACTCGGTGTACAATGCCAATTTCAGACGAGGGATGAGAGAGACGTTCTGTATGTCATCGATGAAGTGCTACCGGAGCAACGCATACACCATCACTGCCAGTTCACGgatagctaaaaaaaattacGTTGGTGTGGTAGACTTGCCGATGCCGGCAAAAACTCTCATCAAAGATTCTGTTTATGACACTTTTGATCGAGaagcaaaagagaaaaaactggcATGGCCTATAAGCGTCAACCCACCAAACACATTTGTATAG